Genomic DNA from Scomber scombrus chromosome 21, fScoSco1.1, whole genome shotgun sequence:
TGCCGGAAGGACTGAAGCGGGTATGAGTCTTCATGATCCATTCCATCTGTTCACAGGAAAGCAGttcaattcattgattttctCTacttctgttactgttactCACTGACTGTATACAGTATTTTGTTTAATAGCTTCTACTAATATCGTTGTGTTGATTTTGTACTTTCACCATGGTCCAGTTAGATCAATCATGGTTCAGTCTCTATATTTTGTGCAGGTTTTCTTTCAGATTAGCAGGGTATGGTCGGAAGTGGAAAATCAAGATTCAGGTTCAGGTTGATTTGAACATggcataaacaaacaaaaaacataagaTACCTGGCCTGATTCGGCAGTCCAGGTTTTGGATTCTGTGTCTAGGCTTGTGGCGATATCCACAGTCATCACCGGAGTCATCAGTTGTTATAACTGGTGCTTGATCAGCCTgatgaacacagaaaaaaatggttAACCCATACAGAAGTCAATCATATTAAAATGGTGCAATTGGCCCATTACaacagataatgaaaaaaactTCCCAAGAAACTTAGGGAGAGGACAAAAATACCTAAACCATACTTGAAAGTTCATGTATTGGCATGAACTATATGTTCAACCCTTCTAATGGGCAACCAGCAGATAAGAAGTTTttaacttctaaaaaaaaagtcaaatctttagccatgctagcaacATGGCTCTAAGGATGGCAATGCCTGTCTGTCAGATGATCGGTCCATCACTTGGGTCCAAATTACAATATATCAGcatctactggatggattgccagGATATTTTGTACAGAAATGAATTGTTCCCAGACAACGTATTCTAATGATTTTGGGGATCCTTTCCTCTAGAGCCACCATGAGGTTGTTATTTGGAATcttttaatcaaaatgttttggCACCACTACAGgatggattgctgtgaaatttgGTATAATCAATAGTgtccccctcaggatgaattgtaatgactttggtgatcccttgacTTTTCATTGACTCCCATCATCAGCTTGACATTTGAATTTgttcaatactttggtttatgaccaaatacctgcaaaagtAACAACATTCACAACatcctcagctgtactttgtgtttattgcttATTAGCAAATCTTGGCATACTAACACACTCAAGTAATAAGTTGAATATAGTAAACAtcatacctgctaaacatcagcacacAAGcgttgtcactgtgagcatgttaacttgctgacattaacatttagcaAAAAACACTGTTGTAAGTACAGAGCTACTAGCATAACTGTAGACGTTTGGTGTTGTTTCTCTATAATACACTTTATAAATAACAGCCAACATACATCTCTTAGGTCAAACGTTATCTCTAGGTTCCTCCAGAAATTGTCTGCAAAGCTGGGGTAAATATCTAAGACCTCCAGCAGATCGTCCCTCAGGATGCGGTGCAGGTCACAGTAGGTGATGGTGAGTACATCTGAATTGGACTTCCCTGGCTCATCATACAAGTGGATAGACTCGCCAAAGATGTCATTCTTTTCTGAAAGagcattattatgttttaacgGATCAAGTATTAGTTATGCAGCATTTTTGAGATATCACATTTAAAGTGTCTAAGATTCAATGCTTCACCTAATATGGCAACCACCACATCATCCCTGATGACCTGGATGGAACCACGAGAGATGAAGTAGAGAGAGTCCAGGATGTCTCCATAGTGGATCAGCTTATCTCCTGGAGGAGCATGGACTGTCTTGAACCTCACAGCCAATGCACGCAGACAAGCTTGACTGCCTCCACGGAAAGCCTTACAGGTCTGTAGCAGAGATCGGTTCAAGTGCAAACAGATGTCTGCCTGGAAAGACTCTGGGAATCCCCTCAACACCTGAGTATGGGAAGACAAAACCATCAGCATGTCAATGAGCAGATGCAAAACAGGCACATTGAACAAACTTGGCTGTAGTTTCAGCAGTAAGTAATATAATTGCTGTCTTACGGCATTCATGTCAATGCCATTTGTATAGGACCAGGCATGTTGAAAGTACTCCTCCAGCTTTTGGCGCAGGCCCCCTGGGATTTGGTGGAATCGGATGAACTCTTTGACTCGCAGCATTTGAGTGTGGTAGCGTGTTGTACCAGAATACAACCGCTGAATGATGGCAGACACATTCCCAAATATGCTGGCATACATGAGGGCTGAGAGAGAGGAATCAATGAGGACAATGAGATAACAATAACATCCTGGTGATTGTGTCATTTCAGTTGTAATACTTGCTAAAAATGCTGTAAAGGGGTTATGAAAACAGTGTTTTTCAACTCACAGCCAATGACCATGACACAGATGGAGAAGATCTTCTCAGAGTTGGTGTTTGGAGAGACATTTCCAAAGCCAACACTTGTCAAACTGCTCAAAGTGAAGTACAGAGCAGTGACATACTTGTCTTTGACTGACGGACCAGAGAAGGAGTCGCTGTCGTTGTATGACTTGCCTAGTTGTTCTGCCAGGTTATCCAGCCAGCCTGTCTCTGTGTACGGCCTCTCCACAAACCCGATTGCATACCAGATGCAGGCCAGCCAATGGGCGATGAGCACAAAGGTGCACATAAGCAAGAAGAGGACAGCAGCCCCATATTCAGAATACCTGTCCAGCTTTCTTGCCACACGGACCAATCGCAGCAGACGAGCTGTTTTCAGCAAGCTTGTTAAGGTTGCCATCTTTAGTTTCCAATAGCAACAAAAAAGAGGAtgttacagataaaaaaaaatgaaatgcagtaAAGTAGGTTCAGAGAATTGAAGTAGAAAAATGAGAATTTTATCGACATGAGGACAGCACAAATATctataaaaatattttgaatgtaTACAAGCATTGTGAAGCTTGCGGTTCTGAATATAGTTGTTATCAAGCAGATAAACTTCTGCAGTTAAGTCGATCAAACTTAATGATCATACAATATTATTTTCAGAAAGGCAGAATTCTTACCTCATCAGAGCCCGATCTTAAAATGAGAAGGTCAAAAGGTATTGCAGCAAACAGATCAATTGGGAACCAGCCTTTGATATAATGCTTGGCTATCCGGCTTGGCTGTGTGATCACTTCGTCATTTTGGTCCACATAGGTGGTGCGAAGGTTGATGACTATGTCCACAATAAACAGCACATCCACCATAAGGTCTGCCACGTTCAGTGGGTTACATGTGTAGCCACAGCTCCTTTGACGCATGTCCCCGTGTTCATCCAAAAGGAAGGCAGCTGAGTAAGGAGTGAAAACAGCAGTGTAGAGGACCAGGAGGAGAATAATCCAGTCCCAAAACGCCTTGAAGGGGCTGTAGTGAAGCAAGATCCACCACGTTGTCTCTGGCATTTGGAGTTTGTATTCAGGCAGTACATCAGACTCCAAAGAAAGTACCTAAGCATAAAGAATGCATCAGTATGCAATAATACTCACATATGAACATGTATCCTTCAAGTTCCTTCAATCATTTATTTCCCATTGTAAAATCTCAATTTTGGATTCTAACTTTTAAAAgccaaaataatattttttttattaacatatcataaaaccacaactctaaagaaaaacactaaaacattcTCAACTAGCTCTCAGAGCTCATACTAACCAACAGACCTTTCTAGAAGATGTACTGTTGTGGCCAAGTTCTTGGTGAAGACTGCATGCTCTGGTTTTGCGACCTTGTAGGTCCAACAAATCCGTAACCATCCTGTCATTGGTGACTCTAAGCAGATGCGAGACTTGAGTGAAGATTACATCCAGCTAGCGCAATTACTTCCAGATAGTTCAAAAAATCTTGAGGATGAAGCTAAAGCAATAGTCCACTTTTATCAACTGCGCAATAGCTAACTGAGTATGGGATGCTGGAGAGCTTGGAGCAGTAATGATGAACTTGGCGTCACAATCACCCAGCTGAGTTCATGCGCTGCCACAGTCCTTGTGTTCTCTTTAGGTCAATATCAGATTAATATTTGCTGCCCTGACAATT
This window encodes:
- the kcnh6b gene encoding potassium voltage-gated channel subfamily H member 6, coding for MSDTDPMKCTGPASRGPECRSPPTPRMEMLSPSKVKDRSQNVTEKVTQVLSLESDVLPEYKLQMPETTWWILLHYSPFKAFWDWIILLLVLYTAVFTPYSAAFLLDEHGDMRQRSCGYTCNPLNVADLMVDVLFIVDIVINLRTTYVDQNDEVITQPSRIAKHYIKGWFPIDLFAAIPFDLLILRSGSDEMATLTSLLKTARLLRLVRVARKLDRYSEYGAAVLFLLMCTFVLIAHWLACIWYAIGFVERPYTETGWLDNLAEQLGKSYNDSDSFSGPSVKDKYVTALYFTLSSLTSVGFGNVSPNTNSEKIFSICVMVIGSLMYASIFGNVSAIIQRLYSGTTRYHTQMLRVKEFIRFHQIPGGLRQKLEEYFQHAWSYTNGIDMNAVLRGFPESFQADICLHLNRSLLQTCKAFRGGSQACLRALAVRFKTVHAPPGDKLIHYGDILDSLYFISRGSIQVIRDDVVVAILEKNDIFGESIHLYDEPGKSNSDVLTITYCDLHRILRDDLLEVLDIYPSFADNFWRNLEITFDLRDVSPVITTDDSGDDCGYRHKPRHRIQNLDCRIRPDGMDHEDSYPLQSFRHRHSPTQAHWDDRCSCGSPCSQSSEDQPLAHGAKVELYSPEDARREYSPSVVQLLPPSGASVGREAVLDRGHQASSLNVPGMYRYWPDRQSQQFSSRTWRSSSVRNSYHPPPFTEDRPSELESRLEVLHSQLNRLETRMTADINVILQLLQRQIAPVPPAYSTVSSSTLPTDSTGLYGTGTAVLHTIYPMSPIQMDSRAPTQSSTQTDLQFTKKSQESLSSGIHVTVASDDTMFMTVTPETETHVGSPQLPQPSVKSSLMENPGLCGSLRYPSLPGNLDITSGLAEIQKHLSDPVLPVV